The Mycobacteriales bacterium genome window below encodes:
- the glgB gene encoding 1,4-alpha-glucan branching protein GlgB, translating into MTVPGSRLTTSDRAAPSSRLTEQDVFLFNEGTHRRLGERLGAHACEAGAGYYFAVWAPNARAVSVVGDFNLWDGTNPRARLTPRGSSGIWEGTVDDARKGQVYKFEIETRDGRRIQKADPYAICTETPPLTGSVLWDLAYDWQDSAWMAHRHRTAGLDAPMSIYELHLGSWRRDPARPDEFLTYREITPLLIDHVQAVGFTHVELLPVMEHPFYGSWGYQVTSYFAPSSRFGSPQDLMWMIDQLHQAGIGVVIDWVPSHFPSDDFALADFDGTHLYDHPDPRLGFHPDWGSLVFDYGRPEVRSFLASSAEQWLAVYHADALRVDAVASMLYRDYSRPAGQWLPNQNGGREYYEAVDFLRLFNIGAYADHPDIQTIAEESTAWPGVSRPVEAGGLGFGLKWDMGWMHDTLSYLQRDPIHRRYHHSELTFRGVYAFSENYVLPLSHDEVTHGKGSLLTKMPGDEWQRFANLRLLFGYQFTQPGKKLLFMGGEFGQQREWAHDQSLDWNLLDREPNRGLMQWVADLNRLYQDEPALHELDADPAGFRWVQIDDVVDSTLTYLRYDASGNAVLVALNLTPVPRHHHTIGVPIPGRWVELLNSDARIYEGSGSGNLGGVETSAEPWGEFAHRVSITIPPLGCVIFKPEPAARTG; encoded by the coding sequence CGAGCGGCGCCCTCGAGCCGGCTCACCGAGCAGGACGTCTTCCTGTTCAACGAGGGCACCCATCGCCGGCTGGGAGAACGGCTCGGTGCGCACGCCTGTGAAGCAGGCGCCGGCTACTACTTCGCGGTCTGGGCGCCGAACGCGCGCGCGGTCTCCGTCGTGGGCGACTTCAACCTGTGGGACGGCACGAACCCAAGAGCCCGGCTGACTCCGCGCGGCAGCTCAGGGATCTGGGAAGGCACCGTCGACGATGCCCGTAAGGGCCAGGTGTACAAGTTCGAGATCGAGACCCGCGACGGCCGCCGGATCCAGAAGGCCGACCCGTACGCGATCTGCACCGAGACCCCGCCGCTCACCGGATCGGTGCTTTGGGACCTGGCCTACGACTGGCAGGACAGCGCCTGGATGGCGCATCGTCACCGCACTGCGGGCCTCGACGCACCGATGTCGATCTACGAGCTGCATCTGGGCTCGTGGCGGCGTGACCCGGCCCGCCCGGATGAGTTCCTCACCTACCGCGAGATCACCCCGTTGTTGATCGACCACGTCCAAGCGGTCGGCTTCACCCATGTCGAGCTCCTGCCGGTCATGGAGCACCCGTTCTACGGCTCGTGGGGCTACCAGGTCACGTCGTACTTCGCGCCGTCGTCGAGGTTCGGGTCGCCGCAGGACCTGATGTGGATGATCGACCAGCTGCACCAGGCGGGCATCGGCGTGGTCATCGACTGGGTTCCCTCGCACTTCCCGTCCGACGACTTCGCCCTTGCCGACTTCGACGGCACGCATCTCTACGACCACCCCGACCCGCGGCTCGGGTTCCACCCGGACTGGGGCAGTCTGGTGTTCGACTACGGCCGGCCCGAGGTGCGGTCGTTCCTGGCATCGTCGGCGGAGCAGTGGCTCGCGGTCTACCACGCCGACGCGCTTCGCGTCGACGCGGTCGCATCGATGCTGTATCGCGACTACTCACGGCCGGCCGGCCAGTGGCTGCCGAACCAGAACGGCGGCCGCGAGTACTACGAAGCGGTCGACTTCCTGCGCTTGTTCAACATCGGTGCGTACGCCGACCACCCCGACATCCAGACCATCGCCGAGGAGTCGACGGCCTGGCCGGGAGTGTCCCGACCGGTCGAGGCGGGCGGGCTCGGCTTCGGCCTGAAGTGGGACATGGGATGGATGCACGACACGCTGTCGTACCTGCAGCGCGACCCCATCCATCGGCGCTACCACCACAGCGAGCTCACCTTCCGCGGCGTCTACGCGTTCAGTGAGAACTACGTGCTTCCGCTGTCCCACGACGAGGTGACGCACGGCAAGGGGTCACTGCTGACCAAGATGCCGGGCGACGAGTGGCAGCGCTTCGCCAACCTCAGGCTGCTGTTCGGCTACCAGTTCACGCAGCCCGGCAAGAAGCTGTTGTTCATGGGCGGCGAGTTCGGCCAGCAACGCGAGTGGGCGCACGACCAGTCGCTGGACTGGAACCTGCTCGACCGCGAGCCGAATCGCGGCCTGATGCAGTGGGTCGCCGACCTGAACCGGCTCTACCAGGACGAGCCTGCGTTGCACGAGCTCGATGCGGACCCGGCCGGCTTCCGCTGGGTCCAGATCGACGATGTGGTCGACAGCACGCTGACCTATCTCCGGTACGACGCTTCGGGCAACGCGGTGCTGGTCGCACTCAACCTCACGCCGGTGCCTCGGCACCACCACACCATCGGGGTGCCGATCCCTGGCCGCTGGGTCGAGCTGTTGAACAGCGACGCGCGGATCTACGAAGGCAGTGGCTCGGGCAACCTCGGAGGGGTCGAGACGAGCGCCGAGCCGTGGGGTGAGTTCGCGCACCGGGTCTCCATCACCATCCCGCCGCTCGGTTGCGTGATCTTCAAGCCGGAGCCGGCAGCGAGGACCGGATGA
- the glgX gene encoding glycogen debranching protein GlgX has translation MTTRVWPGSPYPLGATWTGEGVNFAIFSEHATGVELCLFDAADDATPRETIAMPEATDDIWHVYLPDVRPGALYGYRVHGPYEPEAGHRFNPAKLLIDPYAKAVSGAIKWSDELFGYTIGDPDLDLSRDDRDSAGAIPKCVVVDQAFTWGDDAAPRTPLNRTVIYECHVKGMTARHPQVPPELRGTYLGLASDPVIDHLTTLGVTAVELMPVHQFLPERDLVDRGLTNYWGYNSIGFLAPHVSYATGGGGEQVGEFKSMVKTLHRAGLEVILDVVYNHTAEGSHLGPTLSLRGIDNATYYRYNPDDHRFLYDFTGTGNSLNLNHPRTMGLIMDSLRYWVTDMHVDGFRFDLAPVLVRGYENGPPTAFFEIVQQDPVLSGVKLIAEPWDVGPDGYQLGRFPQGWSEWNGRYRDSIRQFWRGDDGMVPEVASRLSGSSDIFAPSRRTTYASVNFVTCHDGFTLTDLVSYDHRHNEANGENNQDGTSENYSKNWGAEGETESDQVNRMRERMKRNMLATVMFSQGVRMILAGDEIGRTQGGNNNAYCQDNEISWVNWEIDEPAQELFDFTKQLIDIMQAHPVLRRRHFFAGTEGDEPGEPDVLWIRPDGLEMTEDDWADKSSHALGMLMHGRAGDELDSRGRAVVGETLLLLLNAGRNPRKYTLPPVGRPGVWEELFSTARPEPRLVRTPSIMLARHSTILLRHNENPARL, from the coding sequence GTGACCACGCGGGTCTGGCCCGGTTCGCCGTACCCGCTGGGAGCGACGTGGACGGGCGAGGGCGTGAACTTCGCGATCTTCTCCGAGCACGCGACCGGCGTTGAGCTGTGCCTGTTCGATGCGGCGGACGACGCGACGCCGCGAGAGACGATCGCGATGCCGGAGGCGACCGACGACATCTGGCACGTCTACCTGCCGGACGTCCGACCGGGCGCGCTGTACGGCTACCGGGTGCACGGGCCGTATGAGCCCGAGGCAGGCCACCGGTTCAACCCGGCCAAGCTGCTGATCGACCCCTACGCCAAGGCCGTGAGCGGGGCGATCAAGTGGAGCGACGAGCTATTCGGCTACACGATCGGTGACCCCGACCTGGACCTGTCGCGTGACGACCGCGACTCCGCCGGCGCGATCCCGAAGTGCGTCGTGGTCGATCAGGCGTTCACCTGGGGGGACGACGCGGCGCCGCGCACGCCGTTGAACCGCACCGTGATCTACGAGTGTCACGTGAAGGGAATGACCGCTCGGCACCCGCAGGTGCCACCTGAGCTGCGCGGCACCTACCTCGGGCTCGCATCGGACCCGGTGATCGATCACCTCACGACGCTCGGCGTCACCGCGGTGGAGCTGATGCCGGTGCACCAGTTCCTGCCCGAGCGGGATCTCGTCGACCGCGGGCTGACGAACTACTGGGGATACAACTCGATCGGGTTCCTCGCCCCGCACGTGAGCTACGCCACCGGTGGCGGCGGCGAGCAGGTCGGCGAGTTCAAGTCGATGGTCAAGACCCTGCACCGGGCCGGGCTCGAGGTCATCCTCGACGTGGTCTACAACCACACCGCCGAGGGGAGCCATCTCGGACCGACACTGTCGCTGCGCGGCATCGACAACGCGACCTACTACCGGTACAACCCCGACGACCATCGCTTCCTCTACGACTTCACCGGCACCGGCAACAGCCTGAACCTCAACCACCCGCGCACGATGGGCCTGATCATGGACAGCCTGCGCTACTGGGTGACCGACATGCACGTCGACGGTTTCCGCTTCGACCTCGCGCCGGTGCTCGTCCGCGGATACGAGAACGGGCCGCCGACCGCGTTCTTCGAGATCGTGCAGCAGGACCCGGTGCTGTCGGGGGTCAAGCTGATTGCAGAGCCGTGGGATGTCGGCCCCGACGGTTACCAGCTCGGCCGGTTCCCGCAGGGCTGGTCGGAGTGGAACGGTCGCTACCGCGACTCGATCCGGCAGTTCTGGCGTGGCGACGACGGCATGGTCCCGGAGGTGGCGTCCCGGCTGTCCGGGTCGAGTGACATCTTCGCGCCGAGCCGGCGGACGACGTACGCCTCGGTGAACTTCGTCACCTGTCACGACGGGTTCACTCTCACCGACCTGGTCAGCTACGACCATCGGCACAACGAGGCGAACGGCGAGAACAACCAGGACGGCACTTCGGAGAACTACAGCAAGAACTGGGGGGCCGAGGGCGAGACGGAGTCCGACCAGGTCAACCGGATGCGCGAGCGGATGAAGCGCAACATGCTCGCGACCGTGATGTTCTCCCAAGGGGTTCGCATGATCCTCGCGGGGGACGAGATCGGGCGTACTCAGGGCGGCAACAACAACGCCTACTGCCAGGACAACGAGATCAGCTGGGTCAACTGGGAGATCGACGAGCCCGCGCAGGAGCTGTTCGACTTCACCAAGCAGCTGATCGACATCATGCAGGCGCATCCCGTGCTGCGCCGCCGGCACTTCTTCGCCGGCACCGAGGGTGACGAGCCGGGGGAGCCGGATGTCCTCTGGATCCGGCCCGACGGCCTCGAGATGACCGAGGACGACTGGGCGGACAAGTCCAGTCACGCGCTCGGCATGTTGATGCACGGCCGCGCCGGTGACGAGCTGGACAGCCGCGGCCGCGCGGTCGTCGGCGAGACGCTGCTCCTCCTGCTCAACGCCGGGCGCAACCCGCGCAAGTACACCCTGCCGCCGGTCGGCCGGCCCGGCGTCTGGGAGGAGCTGTTCAGCACCGCCCGACCGGAACCGAGGCTGGTCCGGACGCCGTCGATCATGCTGGCGCGCCACTCGACGATTCTCTTGCGGCACAACGAGAATCCTGCTCGGCTGTAG
- the treZ gene encoding malto-oligosyltrehalose trehalohydrolase — protein MSSDGTRSLPLGASRTGPQQWTFVVWAPFADRVDTAVIADGACATRPMRAAADGYFVTEVDSLAEPPAYRFVLDGRRELADPASRWQPSGVFGPSRGFDPEGFAWTDDDFTATPLSDAVIYELHVGTFTAAGTFDAAIDRLDDLVALGVTAVEPMPINAFPGERNWGYDGAFPFAVQDSYGGPTGFQRFVDSCHAKGLAVYLDVVYNHLGPEGVVHREYGPYFTEAYTTPWGAAMNFSEAGSDEVRRYFCDNAVMWCRDFHVDGLRADAIHGIVDPTASPFLRELTDAVHAVGAARGREVVMIAESADNNPSVVVPARDGGLGFDAQWNDDFHHALHAVLTGERDGYYADFGGLGLLERSLRDGFAFRGEYSVFRGRRHGSLVGSVANQQLVCYTQDHDQVGNRAGAERLSALVGLPKARLAAAVLLLSPFVPMLFMGEEYAEQAPFPYFVDHSDPALLRAVREGRAEEFGREADRLDPGAEATFTAARLDWERRSSGDGAAMLALYRDLLAARRDHPTLHAAGTERVVERVGDLVTVTSRGADETTVAAFNFGAIAARVEIGNSLEEAVVVIEGNDEPGDRPAADAVAVGSMGFALLAGRQGAAQ, from the coding sequence ATGAGCTCCGACGGCACTCGTTCCCTTCCGCTCGGCGCAAGCCGGACCGGCCCGCAGCAGTGGACGTTCGTCGTCTGGGCGCCGTTCGCCGATCGCGTGGATACAGCGGTGATTGCCGACGGCGCCTGCGCGACGCGCCCCATGCGCGCGGCTGCCGACGGCTACTTCGTGACCGAGGTCGACAGCCTCGCGGAGCCTCCGGCGTACCGGTTCGTCCTCGACGGCCGGCGCGAGCTCGCGGACCCTGCCTCGCGATGGCAGCCGAGCGGTGTCTTCGGCCCGTCCCGCGGGTTCGACCCCGAGGGGTTCGCCTGGACCGACGACGACTTCACCGCCACCCCGCTGTCCGACGCGGTGATCTACGAGCTGCACGTCGGGACGTTCACGGCGGCGGGCACGTTCGATGCGGCGATCGACCGGCTCGACGACCTGGTCGCGTTGGGCGTCACGGCGGTGGAGCCGATGCCGATCAACGCGTTCCCGGGCGAACGGAACTGGGGGTACGACGGGGCCTTCCCGTTCGCCGTGCAGGACAGCTACGGCGGACCGACAGGATTCCAGCGGTTCGTGGACAGCTGCCATGCGAAGGGTCTGGCCGTCTACCTCGACGTCGTCTACAACCATCTCGGCCCGGAAGGTGTCGTGCACCGCGAGTACGGCCCGTACTTCACCGAGGCGTACACAACCCCTTGGGGTGCCGCGATGAACTTCTCCGAGGCTGGTTCGGACGAGGTGCGGCGCTACTTCTGCGACAACGCGGTGATGTGGTGCCGGGACTTTCACGTCGACGGCCTTCGCGCGGACGCGATCCACGGCATCGTCGACCCCACCGCCTCGCCCTTTCTGCGCGAGCTCACCGACGCCGTACATGCCGTCGGTGCAGCGCGCGGCCGGGAAGTGGTGATGATCGCCGAGAGCGCGGACAACAACCCGTCGGTCGTCGTCCCGGCGCGCGATGGCGGGCTCGGCTTCGATGCGCAGTGGAACGACGACTTCCACCACGCCCTGCACGCGGTGCTGACCGGTGAGCGCGACGGGTACTACGCCGACTTCGGCGGCCTCGGGCTGCTCGAGCGGTCTCTGCGTGACGGTTTCGCCTTCCGTGGCGAGTACTCGGTCTTTCGAGGCCGCCGGCACGGTTCCCTGGTCGGGTCGGTCGCCAACCAGCAGCTGGTCTGCTACACCCAGGATCACGACCAGGTCGGAAACCGGGCGGGTGCGGAGCGGCTGTCCGCGCTGGTCGGTCTCCCCAAGGCTCGCCTTGCCGCGGCCGTGCTGTTGCTGTCACCGTTCGTGCCGATGCTGTTCATGGGCGAGGAGTACGCCGAACAAGCGCCCTTCCCGTACTTCGTCGACCACTCGGATCCCGCCCTGCTGCGGGCGGTGCGCGAGGGGCGCGCGGAGGAGTTCGGGCGCGAGGCGGACCGGCTCGATCCGGGCGCCGAGGCGACGTTCACGGCGGCCCGGCTGGACTGGGAGCGACGCAGCAGCGGCGACGGCGCCGCGATGCTCGCGCTCTATCGCGACCTGTTGGCCGCGCGCCGGGACCATCCGACCCTACACGCCGCAGGGACCGAGCGCGTGGTGGAACGAGTCGGCGACCTGGTGACGGTCACTTCCCGGGGCGCCGACGAGACCACCGTTGCGGCGTTCAACTTCGGTGCGATCGCGGCGCGGGTCGAGATCGGAAACTCGCTCGAGGAGGCGGTCGTGGTGATCGAAGGGAATGACGAGCCGGGGGATCGCCCGGCGGCGGACGCGGTTGCAGTCGGGTCGATGGGGTTCGCGTTGCTGGCCGGCCGGCAAGGGGCGGCACAGTGA